One Streptobacillus felis genomic window, GTTCAGTTTTAAATAAAGCAAGAGCTGATTTTAACTTATCAGATTTTCTTCTAGCATAGAAACCAAATCTATTAATCATTTTAAAATGTTTGTAAGGTAGATGAAAAAGTAGTTTAGAAACAAAATCTTGAATCGTTAAAGTATGATAAGTAATTTCTTTATTATTAGCTAAATCATTAAACATAAAAGTAACAAAATTATTTT contains:
- a CDS encoding transposase, with the protein product NNFVTFMFNDLANNKEITYHTLTIQDFVSKLLFHLPYKHFKMINRFGFYARRKSDKLKSALALFKTELKKVPSLFRKNFKAIWEFDPFMCPNCNIYLEAYELFVSSAFGRPIHKFYNPNGLLFK